From the Pseudobacteroides sp. genome, one window contains:
- a CDS encoding HD domain-containing phosphohydrolase: MANNELLMDSEYMDFFDESTDDMALEDKGKKWKIMIIDDDHEVHTITKLVLSDFAFNNVAIEFIDAYSAKEARELLKQTTDLAIILLDVVMEEEDSGLKLVQFIREEIKNHEVRIILRTGQPGQAPEKRVIVDYDINDYKEKTELTAQKLFTTIVASLRAYESIHLTNLNKKGLEKVIEASSYLFEVQSISKLSAIVLEQINSMLCFYKNIPLKEQCSFVAFKKSDGYYITAASGNYTMYLNMDIKGVIPPSIHSAIIEGIRDKRIFTIDTNIVLHFKSITELEYILYFEGANDFKEMDKSLLEIFSHNISNAFENAALNLKLQDTQKEIIYTLGEIAEARSKETGNHVKRVSEFSRLLALKCGMSDSDAETISLASAMHDIGKLGVPASILNKPGKLTVEEFEVIKTHTTIGYEMLKNSTKEIIRTASIIAYQHHEKYNGKGYPNGLKGEAIHLYGRITAIADVFDALGTIRVYKPAWNLEKILDYFRSQRGEHFDPYLVDLFFENIDEFVAIRNSFKDHV; encoded by the coding sequence ATGGCAAATAATGAGCTTTTGATGGATAGCGAGTATATGGATTTTTTCGATGAATCAACTGATGATATGGCATTGGAGGATAAAGGTAAAAAATGGAAAATTATGATAATTGATGACGACCATGAGGTTCATACCATAACAAAGCTTGTATTAAGTGACTTTGCCTTCAATAATGTCGCAATAGAATTCATAGATGCCTATTCTGCAAAAGAAGCACGTGAATTGTTAAAACAAACAACTGATCTTGCAATAATTCTTCTCGATGTTGTAATGGAGGAAGAGGATTCAGGCCTCAAACTTGTACAATTTATAAGGGAAGAAATAAAAAATCATGAAGTAAGGATAATCCTAAGAACAGGTCAGCCTGGACAAGCACCTGAAAAAAGGGTCATTGTGGATTATGATATTAATGATTACAAGGAAAAAACCGAATTAACGGCTCAGAAGCTGTTTACAACTATTGTTGCATCTCTTAGGGCTTATGAAAGCATTCATCTTACCAATCTAAATAAAAAAGGGTTGGAAAAGGTCATTGAAGCATCCTCATACCTTTTTGAGGTACAGTCAATATCAAAGCTTTCTGCGATTGTTTTAGAGCAGATTAATTCAATGCTGTGCTTTTACAAAAACATACCCTTAAAAGAGCAATGCAGCTTTGTTGCTTTCAAAAAATCCGATGGTTATTATATTACTGCTGCCTCAGGAAATTACACGATGTACCTGAATATGGACATAAAGGGGGTTATACCTCCAAGCATACATTCAGCTATAATTGAGGGAATAAGAGATAAGAGAATATTTACAATCGATACTAATATCGTACTCCATTTTAAAAGCATAACAGAACTTGAGTATATTCTATATTTTGAAGGTGCCAACGATTTTAAGGAGATGGACAAAAGCCTCCTTGAAATATTCAGCCATAATATATCAAATGCTTTTGAAAATGCGGCACTAAATCTTAAGCTTCAGGACACTCAGAAGGAAATAATTTATACTTTGGGCGAAATCGCAGAAGCACGTTCTAAGGAAACAGGAAATCATGTCAAGAGGGTGTCTGAATTTTCAAGGCTTCTTGCTTTAAAATGCGGAATGTCGGATTCGGATGCGGAAACTATTTCCCTTGCTTCTGCCATGCATGATATTGGTAAGCTCGGTGTTCCGGCCAGTATATTAAATAAGCCCGGAAAGCTTACGGTAGAAGAGTTTGAAGTGATAAAGACTCATACTACCATAGGCTATGAAATGCTTAAGAATTCTACAAAGGAAATAATAAGAACAGCAAGTATAATTGCATACCAGCACCATGAAAAATATAATGGAAAGGGCTATCCCAACGGACTTAAAGGTGAGGCAATCCATTTGTACGGACGAATCACGGCAATTGCTGATGTTTTCGATGCTTTAGGAACCATAAGGGTTTACAAACCGGCGTGGAATTTGGAAAAGATACTGGATTATTTCAGGTCTCAGAGGGGAGAACATTTTGATCCGTATTTAGTAGATCTTTTCTTTGAAAATATAGATGAATTCGTTGCCATAAGAAATTCTTTCAAGGATCATGTATAG